A DNA window from Flexibacter flexilis DSM 6793 contains the following coding sequences:
- a CDS encoding T9SS type A sorting domain-containing protein, with product MKKQIDFASSGKGTPLPEKLFMTLRALKRFSTKLTAVAAVVCGMSATTAQAQTDIVCNGGFEVFGNSNTVCTTVLSTESVIDLSNCWYSDNFSPDYFIDCDGNGNVDNTYNPWTIPNKPTTSNGNRRYMGIGTCFNASAAGLSGTTWLEYTAQNLSSNLEAGVQYHVSFRIRRAQWVNSSSTFAQRIGLALMPTNQEPAPTTTPIVSLAVTNQTSSTEWLTVEGLYTATGTEGGANNPPKIVIGQFGAGDNNSYFFIDDVHFVRKPSDVCNIVCNGGFEVFGNSNTICTSILGTESVIDLSNCWYSDNFSPDYFIDCDGNGNVDNTYNPWAILNKPTTSTGNRRYIGIGTCFNASAAGLSTTPGTTWLEYSAQNLSSNLEAGVQYHVSFRIRRAQWVNSSSTFAQRIGLALMPTNQEPAPTTTPIVSLAVTKQTTTTEWLTVEGLYTATGTEGGANNPPKIVIGQFGAGDNNSYFFIDDVSINKQTVTWNIVANVTTSGGNAYTCPGQSITYSVSNSDAPNDNNWQWYKGANPIQGATQNTLTVTPSLSDIVQNVSYQVRRVCELSNKLQLKFPSETIDKYICTPGTSISLSELPCSASALEVTSPSVTWTFNGTSQPSYNNLLAINVTAPGTYIRKWIVQGVTIVTTFNVKYQIKLSSTPLCSGGTATLTVSGLSGYSIEKVLSWKRNGAEIMFADEVPISYTTNLTGTYTVTVQIARGCIATISYNLTVSNDPICPVEPIGPGGPGEPRIGSGSGQTILQNSPNPATSSTLMSYELSESLTPEALAQNPVRLQIRDVTGKLWYEQSLSESNGSLELNTAHWPSGIYLGSLQHNGKVLAKHKIAIQ from the coding sequence ATGAAAAAACAAATTGACTTTGCGTCAAGTGGGAAAGGTACGCCTTTACCCGAAAAACTTTTCATGACCTTGCGTGCACTGAAAAGATTTAGTACCAAATTAACGGCTGTTGCTGCTGTAGTATGCGGAATGAGTGCAACAACCGCTCAGGCTCAAACGGACATTGTTTGTAACGGAGGATTTGAAGTATTTGGCAACTCTAATACTGTTTGTACAACTGTTTTAAGCACAGAGTCTGTTATAGACTTAAGTAACTGCTGGTACAGTGACAATTTTAGTCCTGATTATTTTATTGATTGTGATGGCAATGGAAATGTTGATAATACTTACAATCCATGGACTATTCCCAATAAACCAACAACCAGTAATGGGAATAGACGATACATGGGCATAGGCACATGTTTTAATGCGTCTGCCGCTGGCCTCTCTGGTACCACTTGGCTTGAATATACAGCCCAAAATCTATCTTCTAACTTAGAAGCAGGTGTTCAGTATCACGTTTCTTTCAGAATAAGAAGAGCTCAATGGGTGAACAGCAGTAGTACCTTTGCTCAAAGAATAGGATTAGCACTCATGCCTACCAACCAAGAACCTGCTCCTACGACTACACCTATAGTGTCATTGGCTGTTACTAACCAGACTTCTAGTACAGAATGGCTAACAGTCGAAGGACTGTATACTGCTACTGGAACAGAAGGCGGAGCTAATAATCCCCCTAAAATTGTTATAGGACAGTTTGGTGCTGGTGATAATAACTCTTATTTTTTTATAGATGATGTGCATTTCGTACGGAAGCCAAGTGATGTTTGCAACATTGTTTGTAACGGAGGATTTGAAGTATTTGGCAACTCTAATACTATTTGTACCAGTATTTTAGGCACAGAGTCTGTTATAGACTTAAGTAACTGCTGGTACAGTGACAATTTTAGTCCTGATTATTTTATTGATTGTGATGGCAATGGAAATGTTGATAATACTTACAATCCATGGGCTATTCTAAATAAACCTACAACTAGTACTGGAAATAGAAGATATATAGGTATAGGCACATGTTTTAATGCGTCTGCCGCTGGCCTCTCTACCACTCCTGGTACCACTTGGCTTGAATACTCAGCCCAAAATCTATCTTCTAACTTAGAAGCAGGCGTTCAGTATCACGTTTCTTTCAGAATAAGAAGAGCTCAATGGGTGAACAGCAGTAGTACCTTTGCTCAAAGAATAGGATTAGCACTCATGCCTACCAACCAAGAACCTGCTCCTACGACTACACCTATAGTGTCATTGGCTGTTACTAAACAGACTACTACTACAGAATGGCTAACAGTTGAAGGACTGTATACTGCTACTGGAACAGAAGGCGGAGCTAATAATCCCCCTAAAATTGTTATAGGACAGTTTGGTGCTGGTGATAATAACTCTTATTTTTTTATAGATGATGTAAGTATAAACAAACAAACAGTTACTTGGAACATCGTGGCCAATGTTACTACTTCTGGGGGGAACGCCTATACTTGCCCTGGTCAATCTATTACATATTCAGTAAGCAATTCCGACGCTCCAAATGATAATAATTGGCAGTGGTATAAAGGTGCAAACCCAATACAAGGGGCTACACAGAATACACTTACAGTAACGCCATCTTTATCTGATATAGTACAAAATGTATCTTATCAAGTCAGAAGAGTATGCGAGCTAAGCAATAAGCTACAACTTAAGTTTCCTTCCGAAACCATCGATAAATACATCTGTACACCAGGAACTTCCATATCATTAAGTGAATTACCATGCTCAGCAAGTGCGCTTGAAGTAACATCACCTTCTGTTACATGGACATTCAACGGTACTAGCCAACCAAGTTATAATAATCTTTTGGCCATTAATGTTACAGCACCTGGCACTTATATACGTAAGTGGATTGTACAGGGAGTAACAATAGTTACCACCTTTAATGTTAAATATCAAATTAAACTCTCTTCCACTCCCCTTTGTAGTGGAGGAACAGCAACTCTTACAGTAAGTGGTTTGAGTGGTTATTCAATAGAAAAAGTGCTTAGTTGGAAACGTAATGGGGCTGAAATTATGTTTGCAGATGAAGTTCCTATTAGTTATACAACTAATTTAACAGGAACTTATACCGTTACTGTACAAATAGCTAGGGGATGTATTGCAACTATTAGTTATAATTTAACGGTTAGTAATGATCCTATCTGTCCAGTGGAACCTATTGGCCCTGGTGGCCCTGGTGAACCACGAATAGGTTCTGGCTCTGGCCAAACTATTTTGCAAAATAGCCCGAACCCTGCCACCAGCAGCACCCTCATGAGCTATGAGCTATCAGAAAGCCTCACGCCAGAAGCACTTGCCCAAAACCCTGTGCGCCTACAAATACGCGACGTAACAGGCAAACTCTGGTACGAGCAAAGCCTTTCGGAAAGCAATGGCAGCTTGGAACTTAACACTGCTCATTGGCCTTCGGGT